From a region of the Podospora pseudopauciseta strain CBS 411.78 chromosome 7 map unlocalized CBS411.78m_7, whole genome shotgun sequence genome:
- a CDS encoding uncharacterized protein (COG:S; EggNog:ENOG503P8FJ), translating into MSRPQDIMRFAVAAVALAGAAIAQDVAEEAHSTVYSTEYYTVTSCVAEVTDCPASATVVTSSVFPITTSTIYATSTYTVTDCAETVTDCPADATHVVTETIAVSTTVCPVTDVEPTPIATSSHHYSNTTAVEHPPYPTSGHEEPTKPAPIPTFVTVAPECPGTSIKTISTSITTVIPTVIYETVEVPCPTGGPGAPGVPGVPAPSGAVPSGGVPSGTTPPQPVFTAGASTVGGSIALAAFAGVLALLA; encoded by the exons ATGAGCAGACCACAAGACATT ATGCGTTTCGCCGTTGCTGCCGTTGCCCTCGCTGGCGCTGCCATTGCCCAGGATGTTGCGGAGGAGGCTCACTCCACCGTCTACTCTACTGAGTACTACACCGTCACCTCCTGCGTCGCTGAGGTGACCGACTGCCCTGCCAGCGCCACCGTTGTCACCAGCTCCgtcttccccatcaccacctctaCCATCTACGCCACCTCGACCTACACCGTCACCGACTGCGCTGAGACCGTGACCGACTGCCCCGCTGATGCCACCCACGTCGTCACCGAGACCATCGccgtctccaccaccgtctgCCCCGTCACCGACGTCGAGcccacccccatcgccaCCAGCTCGCACCACtactccaacaccaccgctgtCGAGCACCCTCCCTACCCCACCTCCGGCCACGAGGAGCCCACCAAGCCCGctcccatccccaccttCGTCACTGTTGCTCCTGAGTGCCCCGGCACCTCCATCAAGACCATCAGCACCTCTATCACCACGGTCATCCCCACCGTCATCTACGAGACCGTCGAGGTCCCCTGCCCCACTGGCGGCCCCGGTGCTCCCGGCGTCCCCGGCGTCCCTGCTCCCTCCGGCGCCGTTCCCTCCGGTGGCGTCCCCTCCGGCaccactcctccccagcctgtCTTCACCGCCGGTGCCTCCACCGTCGGTGGCAGCAttgccctcgccgcctttgCCGGTGTCCTTGCTCTCCTTGCTTAG